In Actinoplanes octamycinicus, the genomic window CTCTGTCGTGCCGTGCGACTACCAGCTCGCGAGTATTGAGCACCTGAAGCCGGACCGCGATTGCTGGCCGTACTGCAGACCGCACCCGCGGGTAGGGATCGTGGTGCGTCGCTTCTGCTGAGGTCGCCGCGGTCTGATGTTCTGCAGCAGTGCCTCGCGGCTTGCCGCCGGAACCGGTGGTCACCGGGGGCAAGCCCTCTCGCAGAGCCGTCAGGCGCCGGCCAGGCGGGAGGCGGCCAGTGCGTTCAGGGAGACACCCTGCTCTGCCGCCCGGATGGCCAGGCGGCGGTGGACCTCTTCGGGTACTCGGACCTGGAACTTGCCGGAGTAGTGGCGGTCGGCGATGGCCACGGGCGGGGTTTCGCCGGAGGCTTCCATGTCGGCGACGATCTCTTCGGCGACGCGCTGGATGCCGATGAAGGCCTCCATGCGGTCTTGGGCGAGCCAGGAGACGGAGGGCAGTTCGGCGACGGTGCCGACGTACTCGTTGTCTTCGGCTGACCAGTGAACTCGGTAGGTGTAGTGGTCTGCCACGCTCACGATCGTTCCCCAACTTCTCGATCGCGGTCAGCACCTGCTTGACCTGGTAAGGCTTGGCCTTGCCACCCTTGTCCTGGATGTTGACCCGGCGTCGCCGGGCCACGGCATCTTGAACACGTAGTGCGATGTGCCTTGCGATCGTGGTTCCCCGAAGTAGTGCCGACAGACGAACAGCAGATCCGCGAACCGGACGTTGTTCGGGTTCCGGCGCATCTCCGCCAAGATCTTCGCCAGTCTGTCCGCCAGGTCTTCCGCGGTACTCCGTTCAGTATCGCGGGTGATACTACGAACTTGGAGGTGCCGAGGGGCCGAGACGTAGCTGCTGAACGCCGGCACTGGCGGTCAGTGCCGGTGGGGTTGCGGGCGGGTGTGCGTGAGCAGGGCGCAGCCAAGATCGAATGGTCCGCAATCAGTCCGCACGAGGTCCGCAAAGGCAGTGCAACGCTGTCAGATCATGACCAGCGTTTCCGCAGCTCGGCGGACTTTTGTGCCGGTAGATCGACTGCTCATAACGTCTCGGTCGCGGGTTCGAGTCCCGCTCGCCCCGCAACCGTTGACCAGCACATTGATGGTCGCCGAATGTGGCATTGCGCCAACCAGGTGTCGTTCGCGTGGTGAGGCGGTCCCGAAGGCGTGGTCTGGGTGGTTTCATCGTGTGCTCCGGGCCGCCGTATGGTTCACCTCTCTTCCGGCCGGCGCGCTTTCGGTGTCATCGGATGTCGCGACCGGCGCAACAAACTTCGCATGCGCCGCGTCCAGCGGTGATGGCGTCGACAGTCGGTACCCACGTCAGGTCGGATTGGACGCCGCCGCGTCGCTCGATACGTCGCCAGCCGTGGTTGAGGGCCGCACAGCCTTCACTCAGGTGGAAGACGGAGCCGCCAGAGGTGACTGCGACGCGTTCCGGGCGCGTGCCGGCTGACGGGCGGCACTGCCAGCATTGGCGGGTGATGAGGTCATGGACGCAGCGGGAGTCGAGCTGTTGCGTGGCCTCAAGCAGGCCGGTTCTTGCCAAGGCGTCCGCCCGTTCGGCCGCAGCGCCCGAGGTGGTGACCTCCTCGACCCACCGCACCTGATGGCGCTGAGCGGCTGAAGTCAGCCGCGACCTGAGGTCGCGATGTCGGCCGACAATGGTTTGATCGGCATGAACGTGCACCGCGACGGGTCGCGTCAGTAGGGCGAGGGCCTCGGCAACCGCCGTCAACAGCATTCGGTCGCTGGACGTCGGTGCGAGTTCGGCGCCGTGGACTTCACGGCTGCGACCTCCGTATTGAAGGACAACTCCCCATCCGCCCGGACCACGATTGCCGTCGCACACACCGGCAGGGAACACGTCGACTGCTCGCTGCCGCTTTACATGCGCGTCTGCCATCCGCGACACCCCGATTTTGATCGTAGTTGATCGATGCCAGGGCGGTGCTGGCATGGCCAACAGTGGTCGCCGGGTGGATCGGCGGGCCAGCCGTATGTGGTTTGAACAGTTCAAACGTTTTGGCAGTGGGTTCCGGGGATGTCCGCGGGGCGGATCGCATGGTGCATCGCCCGGCCGCCATTCAGGTCTGCGAGCTGCGTCGATGTTTGCCTAGTTGAGTGCCCGATAGGCCGGATACCCGGCTGAGGCTGCGGTCACCTCGTGCGTCCATGACTCGCACATGAAGGAGATCGACGTGTTCCGACGCATCGCCCTCGGCAAGGCCGTCGAGGTTTCCGACGCTCACGACAATGGAGGCAAGTGACGGAGAGATACGCGTGAACCTGGCCGATGTCAACGACAATGCCGATTGGTAGTAACTGCTCAAACGAGTGGACCGGGCCGAGCGCGACCAATGCGCCCCCGTCGATCACGTCCTATGCGACCACGACGAAAAGCAGCCCGGCAACGCTCGGTGGTGCTCCTCATGAACATGCCGGTTGGCGTACGAGCGCAGTCGAGGCTGATGAGCAGCAACGGTTCCCCGGCGGCCTTCCGTATCGGCACCTCCGTCTGGCGTAGATGCCTTTACCTGACAGACCAACGTTACTAATCGTTCTATGATCGCTACTCAACGTCTTCTATGGAGGTCGCCTGTGCCCGCTGGAGGATCTGCGATCAGCCGAGCCTTACGTGAGCGTGAGCATGCGGCAGAGCTCATGCGCCGGTACCGGCGAGCACAGGCCGTCGCAGCTCGATACGAGGCGGCGGCAATAGGCGAGCAGCAAGTAGCCGCCGCCCTGATCGCGTTGACCGGAGCTGGCTGGACTCTACTGGTGGACCGACGTTGGCCGAGCAATGCGGTATCCAATGTCGACATGATTCTGGTTGGGCCGGGCGGAGTCTTCGTTATTGACGTCAAGAACTGGAGAAGCCCGCCGAGCGCCCTCGACGGCCGGCTCCACGCAGGCTCGGAGGATCGTCACCAAGAGATCATCAAACTCCGCGCGATCACGAGCAGAGTGCAAGATGAGCTGGCAATCCTCGATATGGCGCCGGCCGTCGTGGCTTCAGTCATGGTGTTCGCGAACCAATCAGTTGAACAGTGTGTCGGTACGGTTTTCCTCCGCGGCGTCAAAGAGATCGCGCCGTGGTTGGCGGCCCTGCCACGCCGCCTCACCACACCGCAGGTCGGCCGAGTGGCCGTTCACCTCGCTGGCAAGTTTCCCGCGTACGACACACCCGACCTCGTTGAGCGGCCGGTACGGGTTGACGGCAGTGACCCCCAGCAACAGGCGCCATCGCTCTTCGACGTGGATGCGATCGCTCGCGCCGAGCAGCAGTCCGTGCTGGCCCGCCCGATCGAAAGTTGGATGACATATCTGCATCCCGACCAGCTCGCCATCGTCAGACGCCGATGGAATGGCCCGGCCCGGATCAGTGGCGCGGCTGGTACGGGCAAGACCGTCGTAGGCCTACATCGGGCCGTGTGGCTCGCCCAGCGCACGGTAGGTAAAATCCTCTATGTCACATTCGTGAAGAACCTTCCCCGGGTTCAGGCGCAACTCCTGGCGCGCCTTTCTCCGGCGGTCGCCGACCGGGTCGAGTTTTGCAGCCTGCACGCTTGGGCGAGGTCGCTGCTTGACCAGCGTGGAGTGCACCTACGAGTGGATCTCGCGGCGGTCGGCAACTGCTTCTCCCGCGCATGGCTGCATGTCGGGAGAAGCAGCGTTCTGGCAGAGCTCGAACCGAACCCGACGTACTGGCAGGACGAGATCACCTACGTTATCAAGGGGCGAGGCTTCACTGAGCTGGGACAGTACCTTACGGCTACCCGGCCCGGACGCCGAACTGCGCTGCGACGCGTTCACCGCGAGGCCGCCTGGCAGCTATACCTGGAGTACGAACGTCTGCGTGCCGAGCGTGGAGTGCACGACTTCACCGATGTACTCACCGAGGCCGTCGCCGTCCTGCGTGACCCAGCCGCTCGGCCCCGGTACGCCGCCGTCATCGCTGACGAGGTACAGGATTTGACTCTCGTCGGGGTGCGCCTGCTGCATCAGCTCGTCGGTGATGCGCCGAACGGCCTGCTGCTTATCGGTGATGGTCAGCAGGCCGTCTACCCTGGCGGCTTCCGCCTCAGCGACGCCGGCATCGACATCCGGGGCGGACGCGCCGAAGTCCTGCGGGTGAACTACCGAAACGCTGCGGACATTCTCACGGCGGCGCTACAGACCCTCGACGGGCAGCCCTTCGACGACATAGACGGGACAGTTGTCACCACTGGCCCTGCCGTGGAGACCGCCTATCGCGACGGTCGTGTGATCCGCGTCGACGCTGCCACTGCTAACGAACACGACCAAGCCTTCCTCGCCGCCGTGAGGCAGCTGGCCGGAGACTCATCCGACGATAGGCGGCTTGGTGACGCGGCAGTGCTCTGCGCCCGGAAGAAGGACGTCGTCTACTACCAGCGCCTACTGACCCGCGCTGGCATCCCGAACAGCAATCTTGAGGACTACGACGGGCAGGCCACCGGCGAGCTAAAAGTGGGAACGTTTCTCCGTTCCAAGGGACTCGAGTTCAAGCATGTCTTCCTGCCGCATCACGACCGCGACGTAAGGAAAGCGCAGACGGGCAGCCTCACCGAGACCGACCGCCTGGCACTGGCGAAGCGGCAGCTCTTCGTCGGCATGACCCGCGCACGCGACGTGCTGTGGATCGGCGCTGTCCCGGATGCGAAGCTGCCGCGACCCAGAACCGGGCAGGAGGCAGCTGCTGTGCCGGACTCTCCACCGCTCGGCTCGCGGTGAGGTTGTGGCGGATGTCGGCGCATCATAACGGCGGGCCCTACGCTGGGCGCTGCGCGCCCTTCGTAGACGTGCGGATGGAGGCGACGCCATCTTGGTCTCCCGGCCTGGTAACGCAGCCGCCCGAGGCGGCTGAAGGTCGGTATAAATCAGGCTGAGGGACTGGCCGAACGGCCCATGAACTGGCCAAACGCTCCTGCAGTGGATCGCCGGTGATGATGATCGGGCGGTTCGCATGGTGTAACGCCCGGCACACAACCTGCTTGGCCAACACATTTGCGCTGGTCAAATGATGCATTGCGCGAACCCGGCGGGGTTCGGGTGGTGAGCTGGGTATCGAGCGCGTTTGCGGGGCTGAGGAGGGCTTCGTCGATACATGGAGGAGGAACCGCGCATGACCCGGCTCACCATCGAGCGAGTGCACCGCTTGTCGAGCCGCCCTTGGCTGTTCGTTACCGGTCAACTGGACGGCGACGCCCTACGCATCGGCGACGAACTTACGGTCTTGGACGGTGGTGCACCCTCCGGTCTTGCGGTGGTGAGATCCATCGAACTGCACACCGCATCGTCGAAGACCACGGTCGCCGTCGACGTAGACGTCGTTGACTCTGTTCGGAAAGGTGCGGTACTGGCCCGCGTCAGCTGAGCCGGCATGTGAGAGCGCTGGGTGCCGGGATGCGGATCATCTTCGACTTCGGCGGTGACCTTCGGCAGATCTCCTGGGGCTCTGCGCGGCTTGAGTTTCGAGCGCTCGAGCGGCGGCCAGTTGGCCGCCATCAGTGCTTACATTGAACTTTAACGATGTCTTGAGCTGGTCAAACGTCCCGTTAGCGGGTTGCCGGAGACGGTGGTGGGGTGGTTCGCATGGTGCAACGTCCGGCCCACCTTTGCCGGCCTGGGGGTGACCCCCAGACCCCGCGTTACGGGGGATGCGGTTTGAGCTTCGGTCGCGGTCCGCGCCAGGACGGGCTCACTGGCGCGGAGTGCGCGCCGTCGCCAAAGCTTGATCTTGAAGGGGTTGGACCTCTGTCGTGCCGTGCGGCTGCCCGTTCGCGAGTCTTCAGCACCTGAAGACGGACAGCGATTGGCAGCCCTACTGCAGAGCGATGATCGTGGGTGGATCCACGATCCGGATGCGGGTAACCGAAACTGCGAGAGCGGTCCTCCTGCCGTACTACGTCCACTGCTACTTGATGCATCCCGCGGTCCTGGAGTTCCTCGGCCAGCAGGTCAAACAGGGAATCCAGCCAAGCCTGACCCAGGGCAGCTTCAGAAAGCTGCCCATCGCTCTGCCCCCGGTGGACATCCAGCAGGAGGTCGCCGAGGTGGCACAGGCGTTCCGGACCAAGATTGAAGTCCCACGAAAGGGTCGCCGAACTGACCCGGCAGCTGTACAAGCAGGTAGTTTCCTAGATGGTCGGTAACCGGGTGACGCTACGGGCGTAGCACCAGGATTTGCTCACGGTGATGATCACGTTGTTGTCAGAGCTGGCGCTTGACAGCTCGCGCCTTCGATCCGATCGACCGCGCCGACTAACCAGGCCGACCCTTTCACCTCCCCGGGGCAGTTAGTGATGCTGAACTCGAAACCTTGGTCGCCGAGGCGGTCGTGGATTGCTACGACGAGTATGAGCAGCTCAGTGGCCTCTTCGTCATGATCCAGGAACGTTTGACGGTCCCGTTCGAGACGGAGCTTCTCGGTGTGCCGGTGGTGATCCGAAAGGTAGATCTGCGTTCGTCGGGGGTCGTGGCGATCTGCCATCGTGGCCGGCTACGGCAGGCGATCAGGATTCTGGACCTGCCGTTGCTGGATCCCGCACCGGAGGATGTGCGGTGGATCCAGGCGTACCGGTGGTGGGCGGCCGGCTCATGAGCGAGTACCAATACTACGAGTTTGTCGCCCTCGATCAGGCGTTGTCGGCGAAGCAGCAGGGCGAGTTGCGGGCAGTGTCGTCGCGTGGGCGGATCACGTCGTCGGGATTCATCAACGACTACCAGTGGGGCGATCTCAAGGCTGATCCGGCCAAGTGGATGGAGCGATACTTCGACGTACACCTGTATCTGGCCAACTGGGGCTCGCGGCGGATCATGTTGCGGTTGCCGAAGGCGGCACTGGCGCCGGAGACGGTGGAAACGTTCTGTATCGGGGAGTCGGCCGGCTGCTGGACGACTCGTACCCATGTGATCCTCGATCTTCGTAGTGAAGATGAGGACGGTGACGAGGAATGGTGGGACGAGGAAGGACGGCTCGCGGCCATCGTTCCGGTCCGGGAGGAGCTGGCCGGCGGTGATCGGCGGCTGCTGTATCTGGCCTGGCTGCTGTGTGTGCAGAACCGGGAACTGAACGATGACGAGCCGGAGCCGCCGGTTCCAGCCGGACTGGCGAACCTGAGCGGGCCGTTGCAGTCCGTGGCCGATTTCCTTCGCTTGGATCCTGATCTGCTGGACGCGGCGGCTGTGGCGAGCCGGCCGTTGGCTGAGAAGATTCCCTCCGCCGCCGAGTTGCGCCGCTGGGTGGCGGATCTGCCGGAGGCGGACAAGGACGAGATGCTGCTCCGGGTGCTCCGTGGCGATGCCGGGTTGCTGCGGTCGGAGTTGCTGCGGACGTTTCATGGTGTGGCGGAGGAGCTGCCTGCCGGAGACGGGCGGACCGCCGGAGATCTGCTTGCCGCCGCTGAGGAGCGCTGGGCTGCACGGCAGCAGCAGAATCGGGAACGAGAGGCGTCCGATCGCCAGCGTCGTGAGGAAGCGGCCGCCGCGGCCCGCGAGGAACGTCTGGACGAGCTGGCACAGAATCCGGTCCGCACTTGGAACCAGGTGGACGAGCTGATCGCGACGAAGCGTCCGAAGGACTACGACACCGCGGTGGCACTGCTTTTGGATCTACAGGCGCTGGCGGTACGGGAGGGCGAGATCTTCGAGTTCGCGGAGCAGATGACCCGGCTGCGGGAGCGTCATGCGCGGAAGCCGAGCCTGATCGACCGTTTCGATCGGGCCCGGCTGGACTGATTCGGCTGCCGGGTTGGCGGTGGCCGGCGTGTGAAGATTGGCCGGTGGTGTCCGTTGACGCGGTGACAGAGGACGAGGTCGCTCGGCTGCGTCGTGAGCTGGAGCGGCTACGGACGGAGAACCAGCGGCTGTCGCGTCTGCTGGATCTGCGAGGCCAGGACACCGCTCCGGCCCCGGAGCAACTCGCCGCGATGGCCACGCCAGAACCGGTCACGATGGCGTCGTCGGCGACGCAGAAGCTGGCGTTCTACGCCAACCTGTTCCGGGGGCGGCGGGATGCTTATGCGACGCGTTGGGAGAACAGCCGGCTCGGTACGGCAGGGTGGTCTCCCGCGGTGGCGGGTGGCTGGCGTAAGGGGATGGACCGGCGTACGGCGGCCTATCTGCCGCTCACCGCGGAGGTGGTTGCCGCCCATCTGGTCGGTGACGTGTTCATGGGCCTGTATCCGCTGCTCACCGACAACACCTGCCAATTCTTGGCCGCCGACTTCGACGGCAGCACCGCGATGCTCGATGCGCTGGCCTACTGCAAGGCGGCCCGTGCCAGTGGGGTGCCCGCGGCTTTGGAGATGTCCCAGTCAGGGCGTGGAGCGCATGCCTGGATCTTCTTCACCGACCCGATTCCCGCGACTACGGCCCGGTCGATAGGAACGGTTCTGCTGCACGAGGCCATGGTGCTTCGGGGATCGATGGATCTGCGCTCGTACGACCGGCTGTTCCCGAACCAGGACGTTCTACCGGACGGAGGTCTCGGGAACCTGATCGCTGCCCCGCTGCAGGGCAGGCGCCGCAAGGACGGCCTCACGCTCTTCCTCGATCTGGCGACCCTGGAACCGTACGAGGACCAGTGGGCTTTCCTGTCGGTCCTCGACAGGCTCAGCCCCGGCGACGCGGAAAGAATCGCTCGCCGCGCGAAACAGGCTGTCGTCGGTGCCGGGGTGGCGAAGATGAGGAGTTCGGATGCCACCAAGGTGCATCCGCCGCTGCCCATGACGGTGCAGGCAGACCTCGCGGCGGGACTGAGCATCGACATCTCGCAACTGCCGCCGGCCGCGCTGGCCACTTTCAAGCACGCGGCCTCGCTGGCCAATCCGAAGTTCTACGAGTTGCAGCGGCTTCGCAAGTCGACCTGGGACACGCCGCGATTTCTTCGTGGGTACGACATCACGCTCGACGGTCGCCTGGTTTTACCGCGCGGGTTGCGGCACGCAGTCGGACGAATCGTTGAGGACGCCGGATCCCGATTGGCGGTCACGGATACGCGGGATGCCGGCACGGAGATCGAGGTCGCTTTCACCGCCGAGCTGACCGCCAGGCAGAGCGCCGGGGTGAGTGCGATGCTCGCCCACGACGACGGCATGCTGGTGGCTCCACCAGGCTCCGGGAAAACCGTCATGGCCTGCGCGATGATCGCAGAACGCGCCACCTCGACCCTGATTCTCGTCGATCGCAAAGCGTTGGCCGAACAGTGGCGATCGCGCATCGAGCAGTTCCTCGGCGTACGGCCGGGGCAGATCGGCGGCGGCCGCCGCAAGCTCACCGGTGTCGTGGATGTCGCGATGCTGCCCTCGCTGGCTCGGCGTGCCGACGTTGCGGACCTCATCACCGGGTACGGGCACGTGATCGTCGACGAATGTCACCACCTTGCCGCCGCCGCGTACGACCATGCGGTCAAGCAGATCGGCGCGCAGTTCTGGCTCGGGCTCACCGCTACACCGACCCGCCGAGACGGCCTGGGGGAACTTGTGACCTGGCAACTCGGCCCTGTCAGGCACACCGTGACTGACGAGGACCCGGATACGCTCGCCGCCGTCTGGCAGGAAGAAGCCGGTCCGCGTCGCCTGCTGTTCGTGCACGAGACCCAGTTCCGGGCTGCTGAGGGGGACCTGTCGTCGCCGGGCGCACTGGCGGCCGTGCACCACTCCCTGATCGAGGATGAAGCACGAAACACCCAGATCGTCGACGATGTCGCGGCCGCCCTCGCCAAAGGGCGCAACTGTCTCGTGCTCACTCGCCGGGTTGCCCATGTCGACGTTCTGGCTTCGCTCCTCGCGGACCGCGGACATCAAGCACTCCTGTTGCAGGGCGGCATGACCACTGCGGATCGGCGTGCGGCAGTCGACCGGCTCGCCGAGGCGAAGGCCGGCGACGGGATCCTGGTCATCGGTACCACGCCGTTCATCGGCGAAGGCTTCGATGCGCCTGTACTCGACACCCTGTTCCTGGCCGGGCCGATCTCCTTCGACGGCCTTCTGATCCAGTGCGCCGGCCGGGTCATCCGAGCGGCGCCCGGCAAGGACGTCGCGGAGGTGCACGATTACCACGACCCGGCGACGCCGATCCTTGCCGTTTCGCTGCAGCGCCGTACGCCCGGCTATCGGGCGCTGGGCTTCGCCAAGCTGTAGTGGCTTTCGGATTTTTCGAATAGCGATATGCTGGCTTCATGTCGAGCACCCTGCGTGAACGGACCGTTCTACCTCCGGAAAACCCCGCCGACCTGGTGCGCTTCGCGCGTGGTCTGGCCGACGCCGAGGCTCCCGCGCGAGCGAAGCTGGTGGGCCCGGACGGATCGCAGCTCGACATCCCGGCCGAACTCTACGAACTGCTGCGCGACGTCGTCGGTGCCCTGTCCCAGGGCATGGCCATCTCGATCGCCCCGCACAACACGATGCTGACCACCCAAGAAGCCGCTGACCTGCTCAACATCTCACGACCCACGCTGGTCCGCCTGCTCACCGACGGCGAGATCCCGCACAGCCTGCGCGGCCGGCATCGGCGAGTCCTGCTGCGTGACATCCTTGACTACTCCGAACGCACCCGCACCGAACGCCGCCGCACCCTTGACCAGATGGCCGCCGATGCCGAGGACGACAACCTGTACGAGATCACCCTCGACTCCCTGCCGTCGAGGTGACAGCCGGTCATGGTGGCGCGCCGACTCCATGCGAAGGCGCCTGAAATCCATTGTGCCGTCTCCTTCTTGAGACGCTTCACCGCACAGCGCGGCCGGGCCGCTCGTTACGGCCCGGTGTCCTGTCCCCACGGACCTCGCTACCGGGGCTGCCGCCACTACACCGGTGGATCATGGGGGCGTCAACTTCTCGATGGTGTCCAACGGGATC contains:
- a CDS encoding type II toxin-antitoxin system HicB family antitoxin, translating into MSVADHYTYRVHWSAEDNEYVGTVAELPSVSWLAQDRMEAFIGIQRVAEEIVADMEASGETPPVAIADRHYSGKFQVRVPEEVHRRLAIRAAEQGVSLNALAASRLAGA
- a CDS encoding RNase H family protein, whose amino-acid sequence is MADAHVKRQRAVDVFPAGVCDGNRGPGGWGVVLQYGGRSREVHGAELAPTSSDRMLLTAVAEALALLTRPVAVHVHADQTIVGRHRDLRSRLTSAAQRHQVRWVEEVTTSGAAAERADALARTGLLEATQQLDSRCVHDLITRQCWQCRPSAGTRPERVAVTSGGSVFHLSEGCAALNHGWRRIERRGGVQSDLTWVPTVDAITAGRGACEVCCAGRDIR
- a CDS encoding nuclease-related domain-containing DEAD/DEAH box helicase, with protein sequence MIATQRLLWRSPVPAGGSAISRALREREHAAELMRRYRRAQAVAARYEAAAIGEQQVAAALIALTGAGWTLLVDRRWPSNAVSNVDMILVGPGGVFVIDVKNWRSPPSALDGRLHAGSEDRHQEIIKLRAITSRVQDELAILDMAPAVVASVMVFANQSVEQCVGTVFLRGVKEIAPWLAALPRRLTTPQVGRVAVHLAGKFPAYDTPDLVERPVRVDGSDPQQQAPSLFDVDAIARAEQQSVLARPIESWMTYLHPDQLAIVRRRWNGPARISGAAGTGKTVVGLHRAVWLAQRTVGKILYVTFVKNLPRVQAQLLARLSPAVADRVEFCSLHAWARSLLDQRGVHLRVDLAAVGNCFSRAWLHVGRSSVLAELEPNPTYWQDEITYVIKGRGFTELGQYLTATRPGRRTALRRVHREAAWQLYLEYERLRAERGVHDFTDVLTEAVAVLRDPAARPRYAAVIADEVQDLTLVGVRLLHQLVGDAPNGLLLIGDGQQAVYPGGFRLSDAGIDIRGGRAEVLRVNYRNAADILTAALQTLDGQPFDDIDGTVVTTGPAVETAYRDGRVIRVDAATANEHDQAFLAAVRQLAGDSSDDRRLGDAAVLCARKKDVVYYQRLLTRAGIPNSNLEDYDGQATGELKVGTFLRSKGLEFKHVFLPHHDRDVRKAQTGSLTETDRLALAKRQLFVGMTRARDVLWIGAVPDAKLPRPRTGQEAAAVPDSPPLGSR
- a CDS encoding restriction endonuclease subunit S, which translates into the protein MHPAVLEFLGQQVKQGIQPSLTQGSFRKLPIALPPVDIQQEVAEVAQAFRTKIEVPRKGRRTDPAAVQAGSFLDGR
- a CDS encoding DEAD/DEAH box helicase encodes the protein MVSVDAVTEDEVARLRRELERLRTENQRLSRLLDLRGQDTAPAPEQLAAMATPEPVTMASSATQKLAFYANLFRGRRDAYATRWENSRLGTAGWSPAVAGGWRKGMDRRTAAYLPLTAEVVAAHLVGDVFMGLYPLLTDNTCQFLAADFDGSTAMLDALAYCKAARASGVPAALEMSQSGRGAHAWIFFTDPIPATTARSIGTVLLHEAMVLRGSMDLRSYDRLFPNQDVLPDGGLGNLIAAPLQGRRRKDGLTLFLDLATLEPYEDQWAFLSVLDRLSPGDAERIARRAKQAVVGAGVAKMRSSDATKVHPPLPMTVQADLAAGLSIDISQLPPAALATFKHAASLANPKFYELQRLRKSTWDTPRFLRGYDITLDGRLVLPRGLRHAVGRIVEDAGSRLAVTDTRDAGTEIEVAFTAELTARQSAGVSAMLAHDDGMLVAPPGSGKTVMACAMIAERATSTLILVDRKALAEQWRSRIEQFLGVRPGQIGGGRRKLTGVVDVAMLPSLARRADVADLITGYGHVIVDECHHLAAAAYDHAVKQIGAQFWLGLTATPTRRDGLGELVTWQLGPVRHTVTDEDPDTLAAVWQEEAGPRRLLFVHETQFRAAEGDLSSPGALAAVHHSLIEDEARNTQIVDDVAAALAKGRNCLVLTRRVAHVDVLASLLADRGHQALLLQGGMTTADRRAAVDRLAEAKAGDGILVIGTTPFIGEGFDAPVLDTLFLAGPISFDGLLIQCAGRVIRAAPGKDVAEVHDYHDPATPILAVSLQRRTPGYRALGFAKL
- a CDS encoding helix-turn-helix domain-containing protein, with amino-acid sequence MSSTLRERTVLPPENPADLVRFARGLADAEAPARAKLVGPDGSQLDIPAELYELLRDVVGALSQGMAISIAPHNTMLTTQEAADLLNISRPTLVRLLTDGEIPHSLRGRHRRVLLRDILDYSERTRTERRRTLDQMAADAEDDNLYEITLDSLPSR